TATGCAATGAAACCATGATATGCATATGCTCTATTGTTCATATCCTGAATTTGAAAATTTGGTATGTGACATGCTCTTTGCATGGTGGAGGGAGGGGAATGATTGATAAAATGTCCCTACCATATGTTATGCATAGTCTTCAACTCACTATGTTCCAAATACATCTCGCTAAAGGAAAGAAAAGATGATTTACCGATTCATATTTGCTATAGAAAAGACATCCGGGTTCACAACTTCTACTCCTATGGAGAAGAGCATCTCTAGTTAGGGTGATTTGTTTTCAAAACTAACCAGAGGAATGTCCTTACTCTAAGAGGTATTTTAACTTCCCACAAAAAAGTTATAAGGCATCTTACTCCTCACTTGCTTTCAGTGTGATTTGCACCCACTTTTTTGTACGTGTGCCCCTGTCAAATTTTAATCCCATGTTTCGAAGGAGGATACATACCATGCGTGTCCTCTTTTTTGGGAGATAAAAAATAAATAAGAATGTGCATTTCCTCAAACTAAATTCCTCTTCTTCGGATCAAATTTGAAGTAGCCGATACAGTGTCTTGGCTATCTATTTCTTTTAGAAAAATAAAATCAGATCCATCCTTTTGATGAACGAATATGTCGTGTGGAGGTCTGTCCACGTGTACGTATCCTGTGGCGTACCCCCCGAAAATTCAAAATTTCGAGAACCGGAGCGGGCGGGCGAAAGCAGCCGCCCCCGAGCTGCCAAACGGGTGGGCCCCACATCGTCTGCGCAGTCACCCATCGGATGCCGCGGtcgcgccgcctccctcctccaatcGCTGGCCGGCCACTTTCCCCGCCTCGCCCAGCCTGTTCGTCCGCTTCCCAGCTCGCCGCGCTCCCCTCCCGGCGGTCAAACCCGAAGCCCACGGGCCGCCTTGCCGGCATCGCGCTCCTCGGCGGATGGGGCCGCCGCCGGGCGACGTGGTGGTGATCAGCTCCGACGAGGACGAGGGCTCCCCGAGGCGGTCTGTCTCGCCCGGCTCCCTCGGATGGGTCGCGTTGCGCGGGGACTCGCCGCCGCCGGTGCCAGTGCcgcggaggaagaagggcaagtccCGCGGCGTTCGCGCCAGAAAGgacaacgacgacaacgacgacgactgcGTGATCCTGGACGGCGACCCTGACGGGCCGGCTGTGGTTGCGTGCGCCAAGGGGAGGGGCGCGGGGGACGGCGCGTCAGACGAGGTGGAGATCGTCGCGGTCAAAGGCAAGGTACAGATTGGTTTGCTCCCTTCCGCTTCGATCCACGCAATTTTTGCGCATTTCACTGAAGCAGTGCGAACCTTGTTACGCTGGAGTCCGTGCCTAGAGATGAGCAGACCACTGATTTCGTCGGAAATTTCATTTCGAATCGAACCGTGGCTCAGACTCGGAATCACAACCTTGGCTCAGACTCAGAGAACATAGAGAAAACCCATACCAAGGAGTATAAGTATTGCACGTTCACTGCTTCAGAATATACTTTCCCGAAAGACTTTCACTGTTCAACCTGTAACATGGAGGTGGTCTGCTGAAGTATCTGTCCATGTTATTCATCCTTACTGTCGATGAGCATCTTCAGTTTTACTGCAGTTTGCCTGTGGACTGTGTTGGCATTCTAAATCGCAGCTACTACATGCCATCCTTCTGCAGATAGCGTGCAAGGATTTCCCTCACCCGCGGCATTTATGTTCTGAATTGCCCTTTAGCACCACTCCTCACCCAAAGCATTGTAAAATGGTAAGTCACAGGCATTGTCACCCCCTGTCCCTGATTCTGTTGGTAATATGATTACAGTAGCAGAGTTGACAGCATAGCTTTTGTAATGCGGCCCCGTTGCTGTTCTTTTTCTTTTCAAATGCAGTGCTACTGTTATGTGTGTGATGCTCCAGCTCCATGCAAGCAATGGGGCAAAGGCCTCTTGAATGGTGGTCATTGTCATGCCACCGACAAGGACACAAAGTGGGTAACACTGAGGCAATCATTCAAGCGCAACTTTGAGCCGGGCGAGGAGGCCACTGTGTCCGCTGGGAACCTACCCTATGGCTTTGACACCGAGCGCCTTCGCCAGTTCTTCAGGTACTCCTGAACTCTCACGTTCTCATAGGTGAGCCTTCTTAGTTCTCACAGGTGGCTGGATTGATTGGTTATACGCATTACTTGTTGAGCATGCAGTTGTAACTTCTTGATAAACCCTGAAATAATGTAAATATGTTTCTTATCAAGACTGATTGCATTGCTTCCTCGCCTTATCTAGGTTATTCATGCAGTGCGTGGTTCTGTTTCGTCGGTGTTCTTTGTATGGTTTTTCTCTATGTTCTAAAACACAGTGTCTTACTTTGCTGATGTTCAGATCATTTACAACAAGGGAACAGGCAAGAGTTGTGGACAGGGGAACTGGTTTTGACATCGAGCGCCTTGGCCAGCTCTTCAGGTACGCCCAAACTCTCACGTTCTCATAGGCGAACCTTCTTAGTTCTCACAGGCGGCTGGATTGATCGTTATACTCATTAATTGTTGAGCATGCAGTTTTAAGTTCTTGTTAAACCCTGAAATAATTTAAATATGTTTCTTATCAAGACTGATTGTATTGCTTCCTCGCCTTATCTAGGCTATTCTTGCAGTGCGCGGTTCTGTTTCCGTCGGTGTTCTTTGTATGGGTTTTCTCTATGTTCTAAAACACAGTGTCTACTTTGCTGATGTGCAGATCATTTACAACACGGGAACAGGCAAGAGTTGTGGACAGGGAAACTGGCTGAGTATGTTGTGCAGAATTTCCATCTGCGTGTGAGTATGTTTCATAAATGATAACTTGATATATGACAAATGTCCTTAATTAAATTTAGAAGGGACTTGTTCTCCTATGATCATGTCTTAGCTGTGCAGCTCATGTGCTCATAGTTAAAGCACTATGGTTGGAATGTCTGCCCCCAGTTTGCATTTGCATACCTTTCATGTATATGTAATATGTTCCTATGGTAATATGATGCGGTACATGTTTCTGGTTTGCATACAAAGTTAATCTTTTTCACAACTGTGCTCTTAGTTTCTGATTTAGGGAACACCTAAATCTGAACACAAGCCAACCTAATTGCCCTCTTCGTTCTTCTAATTTGTTTACTAGGGTGTTCCTTGACCTTTTAGCTGTTATTACTTCTTGAGGTCAGTATTATGTGCAACTTGTGTACCTCGGTTTACCGAGATAATCGGCGCCACAGCTGTTCTGTCGGTTGCCAAGTATATGATGGCACACTTTCATGTTTTGAGTTTGAGGTTTGCAGGCTTGGAAGGGACGCAAAACTGCGAGTTTGAGTCCCAAGATAGGAATGAACACTGAGAGGGTTTTAGGTGTTGGGTTTTGCAGGTTTCGCTAGGAACATCATTAGTTTTCTTGCCATGCTTCTCTCTCTTTCTAATGTTACTTACTACCTCCGTATAGCTGATAATGCCATAACTATTTTACAGACTTATCATGTTTCTTTTTCTTCATAAATCCTATAAGTTTTCATCAACAGCTGATGTCCAACAAAATAACCATTTAGTTTGTCATGGAAGCATCTCATGATCCTGTAAATGCTTACCATCTTTAGAGATTATATTTCAGGCGTAAAACGTCGTGTATTAGGAACGGAACGGAACGGAAGGAGTATTTTGCATCACAATTTGGTCTCAGGGTCTCTAAACAAAAACTTAACCTACACATCCAGACAGACATGCAACCCTATTCTTCACTAGACGGCTTGCTTTGCTGCCCTGCTGCCGCCGCTTCTGGTGGCGTCGCGGTTGTCTCATCGTCGCCGACCTTGTGAATCACCAAGCATGGACCGCCGTCCCGCTGGAACGCCCATATCTGGATTTCGTCCATCGCTTCCAGGCCACTCCCGTCGACGAAGCTTCCGTGGTCTCCGAATTTCAGCACCGTGCTGCCGTTAGATTCCCATCGTGTCAGCTGAGCATCCATCCGGTCGCCGGCACGGTTGACGCAGACCGGCACGACGAGCCCGCCGGGCTTCTTCCGCCGCGCCCTATGGCACGCCTGCGGTTCCGGCCTCTCCCGGGGGTTTGCCAGCTTGGCGGCGCGGCGCTGCTCGTCGGagaggagcgggaggaggcggccggtggCATCGCCGTGCGGCATCGACAAGCGGCTCTGCTGCAGGTCGAGGTCCGACCGCTGGACGCGCTTCTCGGCGATGAAGTGGAGCGGGTGGTCGAGCAGGAGGCCCAACCTTGCGCGTATCCAGACCGGCTCCGGCGGGCCTGGTTGCTGTCCAGCGGCCGGCGGCGAAACGGCATCAGCGGGCTCACCGGAGAAGGGTGCCGCCGCGGCGCTGCTTGAGCCGGGCTCCAGCGTGGACGCGGCGTCGTTCGCTGTGACCTCCGTGGGTTTGGCTTCAGCGTCGCCGCCGGCGGTTTCCGATGGCGATGTCGAGCAATATCGCTCCATGGTCGTTCGTAGGTGCAATGTCGATCGTTATCGTCTGTTGATTCAGCAAGTTGAGTCCTCCTGGCGTGAGAATATATATAGTACCGGAACGGGTGGATGATGGACATGCATTTGGACTCGAATTAGGATTCCGCATTCAAGTGTCCGTCTCTGGTTCGTGTCCAAAGTGTTCGTGCGATGATGATGGCGGTAATCCGAGCTGGAGTAGTAAACAAACTtctcgcggcgagcggcgatgaccATTATTTATATTTTGGACCACAATTTTTTTTTGACCATGGCAAACTTATTGCTTAGACAATGACAAATTTGTTTTGTACAcaccaagtttttttttttttgagaatgaaCCAAGAAAATGTTTATCACATACACCATATAAATTCTGTTTTGTAAATAAAATGAAACATATAAAATTTGTTGAACATTTTCTTTTGTATACAATGGCTAATTACGTGAACTTCACATGTCAACTTTCTTTCCAGAGGGCTGGGTGAAGGCCAACTCGGACGGTGCATTCTCACAAAACCGAGACAAAGGTGGGGCGGGGGTGTGCTAAGGGATCAGAATGACGCTTTCAGAGCTAAAAAATGGTACATGTATTGGCCTGCTACAAAAGGTTACAGGCCTTTCCTTAAATAATCTTCACCGCCCCCCTGATTTTCACCAGGGTGGCCCTTCCCTCCACCTTAATCCAATTAAAATCCGCCAGATCAATATCAGCCTGTAAACATTATGTAATTGTTTTTTTGAGAAAAGGCTAgacgcccgactttataaataaagccaatCACCACGAGTACCATACAGAACAGGGTATGTCGAAAGGGGAATAACAAGGAGGCAACCAAGCAGGGTTGCAAAGTACAGTACAACCACTAGGGCAAAAGGCACGCAGGCCTAGGCAGCAAAAGAAGACTAAGCATTACTGAGCTTGAGGAGCTTGAGATGGTACGACATGATGACCAAGGTTGATGGCAGCCGCGCGGATCTTGGCTATGAGGGAATTGAAAGCATCAACGTCTCCAGCTTTAAACAGAGGCGCCACTGCTGTAAGAAAGCAACCATTTTAAACAGGCAATCAGAAGGCTTGTTAGGGAAAACATGCTCAATAGTAAATTTATTCCTGGTTGTCCATAAGCTCCAGCACAAAGCCGCAAAGAAAACCCAGAAGATCCTATGCCTCTGCCCCGACAGGTTGCGGGATAGCTCAAATAGATCGTTAAAGCTTTGGGGGCTCCAGGTGCACGAGAGCCACGAGCGAACGCAGCTCCAACCAAACCGCGCCAATGGGCAGTTGAAGAGAATGTGTTCCGTGTCTTCCACCACTCCTCAAAGGGTGCAAGCTGGGTTAGCATTGCCATGCCGTTTAATGATTTGGTCGCTAGCCGGGAGTTTACGTCTGAGGGCTTGCCATAGAAAAATCTTGATTTTTAGGGGGATCCGGGCTTGCCACAGCCCCTTGAAGCGGTCATCAGTCCTACCAGGAATGAGCTTGTTATAAAGAGATTTGATCGAGAAGCGGCCCGAAGCAGAGTGAGGCCAAACCAACACGTCAGGGGACTCCGAGAGCGGGGGGATCAGGGCAATGAGGTCTTGCCAAGAAGAGAACTCTTCAGAAGTGAGAGTCCGGCGGAAGGCAAAGTCCCACTCAGCAGCTGCCAAAGAAGCCACCGAGGCATTTGGGTTGGAGACATAAGTAAAAAGCGAAGGAAAGGCCACGGCAAGGGGACCGGTGCCCGTCCACCAATCAAGCCAGAAGCGGGTGGATGTCCCATCTCCAACCCGGAAACGTACCAAGCCTCTGAAAGTATCGCGAAGTTTCAGCAAGGACGACCAAAATTGCGATCCGGACCTGACAGTCAACATGAGGGCGGGGCAATTCGGGAAGTATTTAGCCTTCAGGATCCGGATCCACACAGAATTAGGAGGTTCAGAGTATAAGCGCCACCACCATTTTATCATAAGACATTGATTCATGACAGCGGTGTAAGTGATACCGAGTCCGCCGAACTTCTTGGGTCTGCACATGAGTTTCCATTTCACCATTCTAAAAAATTTCTTGTTCTCAGCCGTGTTCCAGAAGAAGGCGCTACGGTCCTTGTCAAAAGACGCATGGTTGCTTGCGAAAAGGCGGTAGAAGCCCATGATGAAAGTTGGGAGAGAGGATAGACTAGAGTTGGTAAGCACCACTTTACCAGCAGTGGACTGATAACGACCCCtccaaggcgctacctgtccaccCACTTTCTTCTCGAGCGGACGAAAGGATTCCGCCTTAATCCGCCTATGAGAGATAGGGACACCCAGGTAGGTAGTCGGGAAAGTGCCCAAGGAGCAATTCATAAGGTTAGCGATACGTTGTTGCTCCGGGGAGTCACAGCTGAGGACGAACACCTCGCTCTTGCTGAAATCGATTTTAAGACCAGAAAGGTACTCAAAGCATAGGAGAATGAATTTCAGGTTTGCAAGCTGCAGGTCGTCCTTCTCAATGAGGATGATCGTGTCATCCGCGTATTGTAGGTGAGACAAGCCGTTAGCCCCTAATGTAGATCTGTGTTCGTATCCGCTCGGCCCCCGCGTCGCCTGACCGGGCGActcaggcggcggctagggttcctgaGCGCCacctcccccacccctcctctccctcctcgtcgCCACCTGAGGTGGTCGCCGGGCAAGCCCGCGCGGCCGCCAGtgacggtggcggcgaggcccTCGTCGCTGCTGCAGCGGAGGATCTGGATCCCAGGGGCGGCGGCCCCTGCCGGTGTGGCGTCACCGTTCTTGCCCTGAACGGCGCTCGCGGAGGGCTCTGGCCGGCATCCTTGACTGCGGGGGCGGTGGGGCGTCGGCGCCCGGTGGCTACAGCGTGGAGGCCTCCTCTTCCTCGCCAGATCTGGAGGTTTGCCGCCCCCAATTCGCTCCCTCCCCCTTTGCGCTTGTTTTCCCGCGGCTGGTCACTGGATCCGGTGGAGTTTGGAGCTGGTGATGCAGATCGGGaccgggggaaacccctggccggCTGGTTCGGCCCGGCATCGACGTCGGCCTTGGGCGacgtttccttcttggaggcggtGTCGTGGTCTCCTTCTCCCCACCTCCGTTTCCTctcccgggtgaaaacccaaaatcCGATCGGATTGGGCAGCGGCGGTGCCGCGTGTGTCGTTCCCTCCATGGAGGCGTTGCCTGGGGAGTGTGGATTCGGGCGTAGGGTTGCTGAAGGTGGGGTTTTTGGCCAGCAGCAGGTGCAGTGCCTCTCGCTGTCCCGCTGTCCGCCTCTCTGTTGTTGCTCGGCGGCTTTCCTGCAGCCTTTAGACATTCTTGGCGCGTGATGGTGTGGCCGGCTTGGTGTGCTCTCTTCGTCAAGGAGGTCATGACTTGTGTTTGCTTTGGATCCGGGAAGCGGCATTCTCTAGCTCTCGGTGAGCGTCTCCCATGTCCGACGGTAGTCGTCTTTCGAGCCAAGACGAGAGGGTGGTGCCCCTCTTCGGCGGTGGAGGGAGGTGTTGTCCCCAAGCTTCAGAGCATAACCATGTTCATGCCGCCCACTCATTGTCCTAGTGGCGTTCCTCATGTGTCTTCGGCGCCTGAGGGTTGCGGTCATCGGTTTATGCCAGTTGTGCTCTTTCTTAGTATCTCTTGTAACTAGCTCTCCGATGTGTTGTAAGTTCAGAGTGCCCCCCTTTTATCTTTCGGGCTTGTCTTGTTGTTCGTTTTCGTGTCGTTTGTATGCTGCtcgtgtaatcctggccggttgatggctttattAATTCAAAGTCGGGTTAGGTCTGAGCCTACTTGGGCCAAGCCTTTCTCTAAAAAAAGGACAATCCGTCAGGGAAAAGGTGAGTGGCAACGTTTTTAATATGGCCATTAGTTGCTGCGGAATCCAGCATTTTGGCGAGGGCATCAGCGACGAAATTGAAGAGCGGGGGGAGCTGGGGTCTCCCTGCCTGAGGCCCCGACCGTAGATGTAGCATTCCTCTTTAGGGCTGCAGCGTGCCATCCCTACAACCATGCTTCATGTCCGGAGAAGGTGGAGGTTCTGGCGTGTAGACGAGCTATACAAGTGGCCATGGAGATAAATGTTCAGAAGCTGCGCCTAGAACTAGATAACGTGGGAGTGGTGGCAGCAATTAACAACCCAGCTAGAGACCTCTCCGCGTTGGGGTCGTGCGTGCAGGAGATCAAAGAAATGCTTCAACATTTCATGGAGGTGAAAGTAACGTGGGTAAGTAGAGATGCCAATAGTGCCGCAGACAAATTAGCTAAATTAGGCTTAGGCGACGATCTATGTAAGGTTTGG
This window of the Triticum aestivum cultivar Chinese Spring chromosome 5D, IWGSC CS RefSeq v2.1, whole genome shotgun sequence genome carries:
- the LOC123125069 gene encoding uncharacterized protein, encoding MGPPPGDVVVISSDEDEGSPRRSVSPGSLGWVALRGDSPPPVPVPRRKKGKSRGVRARKDNDDNDDDCVILDGDPDGPAVVACAKGRGAGDGASDEVEIVAVKGKIACKDFPHPRHLCSELPFSTTPHPKHCKMCYCYVCDAPAPCKQWGKGLLNGGHCHATDKDTKWVTLRQSFKRNFEPGEEATVSAGNLPYGFDTERLRQFFRSFTTREQARVVDRGTGFDIERLGQLFRSFTTREQARVVDRETG